Proteins from a single region of Parambassis ranga chromosome 18, fParRan2.1, whole genome shotgun sequence:
- the LOC114450849 gene encoding uncharacterized protein C4orf19 homolog, with protein MGCRCCRMIKSYIYDPSVAVEGRKTDSGSSLYQPHLHPGGVPGSNPLSSHNKQKEGFHNLGYSRSNDSTLKLEVDNNHVNHRLHAAPSTTKELHQQGSAPLAEGGLYIIQPEVVGPRWVERGPSQVPVYPNIQEYDSRRSYGDRGQRWDSSSTGCESGSKSLPADDIDEGVGGTPDYPCDTGDEGSVLSVDIHTSTTSLSSADTRDELTLPKTPDVSTMESGICVAKSEDEDEEEEVQSVTDSMVAEALAALEAATAGEDCE; from the coding sequence CTACATCTATGACCCCTCTGTGGCGGTGGAGGGGAGGAAGACGGACTCAGGCAGCTCCCTGTATCAACCCCACCTCCACCCAGGCGGGGTCCCCGGCAGCAACCCGCTCAGCAGTCACAACAAGCAGAAGGAGGGCTTCCACAACCTAGGCTACAGCAGGTCCAATGACAGCACGCTAAAACTAGAAGTCGACAACAACCACGTCAACCACAGGCTGCACGCCGCGCCGTCTACCACCAAAGAGTTGCACCAGCAAGGGAGCGCGCCGCTCGCAGAAGGGGGGCTGTACATAATCCAGCCTGAGGTGGTGGGGCCGCGATGGGTGGAAAGAGGGCCGAGCCAGGTGCCCGTTTACCCGAACATACAGGAGTACGACAGCCGGAGGAGCTACGGCGACCGGGGACAGAGGTGGGACAGCTCCTCCACAGGGTGCGAGAGCGGCAGCAAAAGCCTGCCAGCGGACGACATAGACGAGGGCGTGGGGGGGACGCCGGACTACCCGTGCGACACGGGGGACGAGGGTAGCGTCCTGTCGGTGGACATCCACACCAGCACCACTAGCTTGTCCTCAGCTGACACAAGGGACGAGCTCACACTGCCAAAGACTCCGGACGTTTCCACCATGGAGAGCGGGATCTGTGTGGCGAAGAGCGAGgacgaggacgaggaggaggaggtgcagagcgTCACAGACTCCATGGTGGCAGAGGCTCTCGCTGCCTTGGAGGCCGCCACAGCCGGAGAGGACTGTGAATGA